In Candidatus Poribacteria bacterium, the genomic stretch GCTGGCACATCACACGACTTAGGACAAAACTTCGCCAAAGCCTTCGATATTCAATACCTCGATGCCAACCAGAAACAGCAGCACTGCTGGACAACGAGTTGGGGGGTAAGTACCCGAATGATTGGAGCGATTATCATGGCACACGGGGACGACCAAGGATTAGTCCTACCCCCGAGACTCGCGCCCACGCAACTCGTCATCGTCCCAATTGTTCCGAAAAACAGAGATGATGCTAAGCAAACAGTCATGCAAGCCGTTGACGCAATCTGTGAGACCTTAGGTAGTGTCCGCTACCACGTTGATGACAGACACGACTACTCACCCGGATGGCGATTCAACGAATGGGAACTCAAAGGCGTGCCGCTGCGTATAGAAATAGGTCCTCGAGACTTGGAGAAACAGCAAATTGTCCTCGCACGACGCGATATACCGGGTAAGGAAGGCAAAACGTTCGTGCCGATTGATAACGCCGTCGAGACAGTGAAGCAGATGCTCGACACCATTCAAGCGGATATGCTCAAACGGGCGACGGACTTCCGAGATGCAAACACCTTTGAACCCCACACTTACGACGCATTCAAAGAAGTCATTGAAAATGGATTCGCTCGCGCACGCTGGTGTGGTGACACAGCATGTGAGGATCAGATCAGCGAGGAGACACAAGCAACTATCCGATGCATCCCGATGGAACAACCCGATGGTGGTGGTGAATGTATCGTCTGCGGTAAATCTGCAGAAGACATCGCAGTCTTTGCTCGTGCATACTAAATTGGTCATCAGTTATCGGGACGTAGGTTGGGTTGAGCGGTAAAACTACAGGCACATTTTCGCTATACACAGCGTTCCGTTCTTCAATGAACCCTTCGGGGAGATAGGTGCGGCGAAACCCAACATCCCAAACCGTGTCGGTATCATAATGCGTTGGATTTCACTCGGTTTTTGGTGATTTCAGGTTTCTCTGCTGAAAACTGTACCGTATGCGATCTTTTAGTAGGTTCCCGTTCAACCCAACCTACAGGACTACAAGGCATTAACTGACGGCTGAAAGGATTACGCAGTAATCCGTACTGATAACTGAAAACTATGAAAACTGATAACCGATAACTGATAACCGACAACCATAAAAAATATGAGTATACTTGTTAACAAAAATACAAAAGTAATCGTTCAAGGCATCACAGGTCGTTCTGGACGTTTTCATACGGAGCAATGCGCAGCTTACGGCACGCAGATCGTTGCGGGCGCGGTTCCCGGCAGAGGCGGGTCTGATGTAAACGGCATCCCCGTATATGACACTGTGGCAGACGGAGTTGCAGCAACAGGCGCAAACACCTCGCTGATTTTCGTTCCTGCACGCTTCAATGCAGCCGATTCCGTGATGGAAGCCGCGGCAGCTGGGGTGTCGCTTATCGTCTGTATATCCGAACATGTCCCGGTCCTTGATATGGTTAAGGCGAAAGCGTACCTGAAGACAGGCAATTTTGACAATCCGTTTATCATCCCGAACGGTCCTCCGAGGCTCATCGGTCCGAACTGCCCCGGTATCATCACACCCGGCGAATGCAAAATTGGCGTAATGCCTGAGTTTGCTTACACCCCTGGCAACGTTGGCATCGTCTCCCGAAGTGGAACGCTAACCTATGAAGCCGCCTACCAACTGAAACGACTCGGTATCGGACAGTCTACCTGTGTCGGTATCGGTGGTGATCCAGTGATCGGAACAAACTTCGTTGATGTTCTGAAACTTTTTGAGGCGGACGATGACACGCACGCCGTCGTTTTAATCGGTGAAATCGGCGGAACGGCTGAGGAAACAGCAGCACAGTTCGTGAAGGACGAAATGACGAAGCCAGTTGTCGGATTTATCGCTGGACAGACTGCTCCACCGGGCAAACGGATGGGACACGCAGGGGCGATCATCTCTGGTGGACAAGGTACCGCTGCAGACAAAATTCAGGCACTCAAAAATGCTGGAATTGCCGTCGCAGATAGCCTCGCCACCATCGGCGAAACCGTAGCAAAGGTCTTGGCTTAAGGCTGAGGCAAGGTAAAAAATGAAGAAAGATATTGCTTATCTTCACACCAAAAAACAGCAGCAGCAACCGATCACTGTGCTAACCTGCTACGATTATCCAACCGCTTGCCTACAGGACGAGGCAGGGATCGATATCGTTTTCGTCGGGGATAGCGTCGGCACCAATATCCTCGGTTATAAAAACGAGACAGAAGTGACGATGGCAGATATGCGTCACCATCTCAAAGCGGTGCGCCGCGGTGTGACAGATGCCTACCTCCTCGTTGATATGCCTTACGCCGCCGATCGCGATGTGAAGCAAGCCGTTGCCAACGCGAAACTCTTCTTATCTGATGGGGCAGACGGTGTTAAATTGGAAGGCGGTATAGAAAAGGTTCCGATTGTTACCGCACTCGCCGAACAAGGTATGGAAATCTGCGCACACATCGGCCACAATCCGCAAATTCACGGCACCAAAGCAGCGACGCACGGAAAAACCTTTGCTAAAGCGAAACAACTCATTGAAGCAGCAAGAGCACTCACGGAGGCAGGTGCGAAACTCATTGTCCTTGAGAAAATCACTGAGGAAGTGAGCCAAATCATAACCGAGAACGTTGATATTCCCACCATCGGCATCGGGGCAGGGCGATATTGCGACGGACAAGTACTCGTCATCAACGATATATTAGGCATAGGTCCGCCCTTCAAACACGCCAAACGCTACCAAGATTACAATCAGCTAACTTTTGAAGCAATCAGGCAATATCGCGAAGAGGTAGCAAACGGCACATTTCCCACAGATGCGAATACCTCACATATCCCCCCAGACAAACTTGAGCGAGTCCAGAAGTGGTTAAAGAACATCTGAACGATCCGAGACATTACTTGAAGAGCAATGCACTCACAGAAAACAAGATCATGTCCTTAAGGACATATTGATAACATCGAGTATAGCAATCACTCATGGCGAAGAGAATATCTTTGATGAACGGCTTTTTACTTTACTGAGACTTTTCTAACTTTTCTACCCAATCCTGCATGTTGCGCAACTGCGTACGAAGTTCGCTTGATCTACGCTTAGATTCAGCACGTGCTTCATTTTCTTGCCTTTCGGCTTCCTTTACTTGTGCCAACATTTCTGCAGCATCTTCGGAGTAAACTGCAAGGTTTTCCAAGGCTGCATTGCGTCGTAATTTTGCCTCTTTGAATGCTTCTACTGCAGACTTAATCTGATCAGTATCCATGCGTTCAAAGGAAACAAGCACCTTTCCGAGTTCTTCTATTGCTGTTTGGTAATCTGAAGCTGCAAGTGCTTCTTTGGCCTCATGGGTTGCGGACACAGCCGGGTCAGTATCCTTAAAAGGAAATACCTTCTTGAGCCTTTCTTGTGCCGCTTGGTATTCTGATTCTGCTGTAACGTACTTTTCAAATGCTTCGGCAGCTGCCGCATCTTCATCTGAAATTGCTTCTTGCAATATGAGGGCTACAGAATCCGTGTCTTCGCTATGGACCTGGCTGTCGTCAATTTTTTCAGACATTGCAGCACTATCTATATCTTCTGATTCTGCTATACCTTCAACCGATTCGCGAGGTTCTTGTATAGCGTCAGAAGGTGTTGGTTTTACCGACAAATCTGCAGGTTGTAGGGGGACACTTTTATACACCCGCTTCGGTTCAGCTTCCAGTATTTTCTGAGTAGGACGATGATGCCCAAAATACCAAACAGCAGTCGCACCTATTAAGGAAAGAGCAACGTAAATTGGCATAAGATACTTTCTCATTTTCAGACCCCTTATCTGTTGAAGGACAGGTTTCTACCGTTACAATAGTTTATCAGAATTTTCCAACCTTTTCAACATTACTTCAGATAACGTTTGGTCCTGTGGATAAACTTGCAGGAATGCAGCAATTGCTAAAATCGGGATACTAAACTACCTGTTCGTAGGTGAGGTAACAATACTCAACTACGTCAATGACACGTGCGCCTTCTAATCGGAGAGGCTCCTTGAAAAATGGTGCGTCCAATACCCATGTGTGGTATTCGCCTTGTTCGCCGCACGCGTCAATTGGTAGCTGCTTCAGTTCTGAAATGAGTTTAGCATCTAAATACCTACCAGCAATAGTCGGTTGAAAGTGTTTTTTGTAAGCGAGGGAGCAGACGACCTTAAATTTGTCGGAGATAAGGGTATCCAATATCGCGTGCCGATCCAATTCCCATAATGGTTTATGTACCTCCGCCAAACCTGCAGCAACTCCCTCTATCCAATTCGGCATCCCGTCCACCGTAGAAATATCTCCCGTAATTAGCACCTCAATCCCGCTATCTTTAAGCGTCTCGATCTGTTGCCGGTAGCTCGGTTTATAGGGTTCAGAAATCGGTAAGAATTCAAGAGGAATCCCGATCTTTCGCGCCTGTATTTCCATGAGTTCCGTTGGATGCGCGTAGAATTGTCGATTGTCTGCTGGAACGAAACAGACAAGTCTCCTTATATCGTAAAGATTTAAGGAGACTTGAAGTGCGAGGGCAGAATCTTTTCCACCTGTCCACAGGACGGCTGCTTTCATCAATTTACCCATCCAGCGGCACTACATCCGCATAGACATAAGTCGGTGAAATGTTGCTGCTTGTGTGAATTTTGTCATCTTTATCCTTTGCGGAAACAATATCCCTCTGAACGACTTCTCCCGGTTTCGCCGCAACAGGTGAACTGAACATCGGTCCATCAACGACGCACGTATGGAATTCTCCGTTTTCGCCGAGCGGATCCACACCATCCGGTAAATCTGCGAGAAGCGCAGCATCAAACCATCGTCCTGCAAAATCAGCGGGGACTTTGGTAGGATTGAGGGCAGTGATAATAGCCCGCAAGCCAGAATCAATCATCTTTTCGGCGAGCAGCGTTGTGTCCTCTCCCCATACCGGAAAAATCGGTGTAAAACCGGTCCCCTTGAGTTTATCCTCCCGATACTCACGAATATCTTCCAAGAAGAGATCACCGAATGCGAAATGCGACGCGCCCAGACCTTCAGGCAACGCTTCCACCTCAGCGAGGAATTTTCGCATCGCTTCTTCATAAATTGCGTTGGAACACGGATAGGGGATCGGTATCTCGTACAACGGCACGCCGAGTTTCTCCGCCTGCTGTTTCAGCACCCATGCTGGTGTCGAGTGGATAGAAACACGATCAAACGTCTTTGTGACAGTCGTAAAAATACCGCGTACATCGTAGCGTTCCGGCTGTTGACGGAGCGTGTGAAGTGCCCACGCAGAATCTTTGCCCGAAGACCAAGAAACCAAAACCGGTATGGGTGTCGCCTCATTCGTTTGTTTTGTCATTGTTAAACCTTTCTGTTAATCTATAGTGCCAAAAAGTTTGCCAACAGACTCTTTCCAGCAGCCGTCAAAATTGATTCCGGATGAAATTGCACACCCCAGATAGGCAAATCCTTATGTCGAAGCCCCATGATTTCATCCTGATCTGTCCAAGCCGTGATCTCAAGGCAGTCCGGCAGTGTCTCTTTTTTGACGATAAGCGAATGGTAACGTGTCGCTTCAAATGGATTATCCAGTCCCTCAAAAAGTTCGAGACCATTATGTTCTATCATTGAGGTTTTACCGTGCATCAACCGATCAGCCCTAACAACTTCGCCTCCGAACACGTCTCCGATGCACTGATGTCCGAGACAAACGCCCAAAATCGGGACTTTTCCGGCGAAGTGTTGTATGGTATCGTTGGATATGCCTGCTTCTTTCGGTGTGCAAGGCCCGGGTGAAATGACAATCCGTTCCGGTTCCAGAGTGTCTAACGCCTCTAATCCAATCTTCCGACTCCGATGAACTTCCAGTTCAGCACCGAGTTCACCCAAATACTGAACCAAGTTATAGGTAAAGGAGTCGTAGTTATCAATCATTAAAACCATTTTTCTGTCTCCGAGTTAACAGGTGCTTTTCTAAAGCAGTTAGTCTTCAATTTCGACAATCATTTCAATTATAATTGGAGTCCCAAGCGGTAGTTGTACCATGCCGACTGCGGAACAGGCATGTCTGCTTCTCCTTTTGGAAACTGATCGTCAAACAACCTTGGATGTCCTCATCAAATCGCCACAGTAATAGTTATCAGTTGTCAATTGCAAGTGATGTGTGGTTATGTAACGTTGATGTTAACTGAAAACCGCTAACTGTTCCTCAGCCAATGCGATAGCACTGAGCATCGCGCGCGCTTTACTGACGGTTTCGTAATACTCAGTTTCGGGTACTGAATCTGCGACGATACCACCGCCTGCTTGCACATAAGCGGTGCCATCTTTGATAACCGCGGTTCGGATCGTAATCGCTGTGTCTGAACTGCCAGAGAAACTGAAATAACCGACAGCCCCACCGTACGTGCCGCGCCGTGTAGATTCAAGTTCATCGATAATTTCCATTGCCCGTACCTTCGGCGCGCCGGAGAGCGTGCCAGCGGGAAGGCATGACCGGAGGACATCAAAAGCCGTAAAATTTTCGCGCAACTGTCCAATAACGTGCGAAACGATGTGCATCACATGTGAGAAACGTTCAACTATCATGAGCTCGGTGACTTCAACAGTGTGATATTCACAGACCCGACCAAGGTCGTTCCGTCCTAAATCCACAAGCATAACGTGCTCCGCGCGTTCCTTTGGATCGGCAAGGAGTATCCGTTCCAACTCTTTGTCTTCTTCTGGGGTTGTGCCACGCGGGCGTGTGCCCGCAATTGGAACGGTTTGGACAAGCCCATCTTCCACTCTTACCATCATTTCCGGTGATGCCCCCACAATATCAAAATCATCAAACTTCAGATAATACATATAGGGGGACGGATTGATCACTCGCAACGCCCGATACACATCAAATGAATCTACAGATACTGGACAACTGAACCGCTGCGAAAGGACGACTTGGATAATGTCGCCTGCGGCTATGTATTCCTTAGCATGTCTGACCGCGGCTTCGTAATCGGATTTCGTGAGATTCGATTGGGGTTCGGATATGATTTTATCATACCGCTCCTGATGTTCACCACTATCCGTGCGTAAATGCATTTCGGAAGCAGCTGCGAGCTTCTCGACTAATGCCTCAATTTTCGCGAGCGCATCCGCATAAGCCCCATCTACATCTCCATCAATATGTGCGTTCGCCACAACCTTAATCTGATGGTTCACATGATCAAATATCAAAATCGTCTCGGCAATCATGAAAAAGCAATCCGGAAGCTGCAGTTCATCTTCGGTACTATCTGGCAATTCCTCCACGAAGCGCACCATGTCATAACTCATATAACCCACCGCGCCCCCGTGGAATTTCGGTAACTCTTCAGTGTCAACAGGTCGGTAATCCTGCATCAATTCCTCAAGGACGCGCAAAGGATCCTCATATTCCTGAACTACCGTTTCGCCTTTTTCCAAATACTCAATGGTAACTTGATGCCCTTTACTATAGAAAAGCACCGAGGGTTGACTCCCTAAAAAAGAGTAGCGCGCAACGTTTTCACCACCTTCTACACTCTCCAACAAGAACGCATAATTGTCTGGCATCAATTTATAGAACGCAGATACCGGTGTCTCCATATCCGCCAAAATCGATCGGTATACTGGTATTGTGTTTCCTGATTTCGCTGCCTCGCGAAAATCTTCCAACGTCGGATAATACATCAGTAACTCCTTTTTCAAACCTTTAGCATCAAAGTGCTCAACTTTATCGTACTGCATACGGCAGCACTATTTTTTATCTTTACAAAACTAAGCGATTTTCGAGTGGATACCAAGGTCCGAAAACTGAGAAATATCAAAGACTAATAGACGGCATCTGCCTCGAAAACCTTTTCACCTACGATACGCGTTGACTCTCCGTCGGGGGAGACTTCCCGAAAGAAGCAGGAACGATAGCCGACATGACACGCTGCTACCTTCTGCTCAACCTTTATCAGCAGGGCATCGCCGTCGCAATCGACAGCAACAGATTTAACTGTCTGTGTATGCCCCGAAGTCTCCCCCTTTATCCACAACTTTTGGCGGGAACGGCTCCAGAAGCAAACGCGCCCCGTAGTCAGCGTCTCTTTTATCGCTTCCGCGTTCATATAACCGACCATCAGGATTTCGTTATTCGTGCGATCTTGAATGACCGCGGCGACCAAGCCATCGCGGTCATATTTGAGTTCCGACAAAATTTTCATCTGGTTTCTCCTCTTTAAAAACAAAAAACCTTATGCCGCTCGGATTCGTGTGCATAAGGCTTCAACTGGACTTAGAAATGAAAAAGACGATTTTCAATATGTATTTCAGTTATCCATTTAGGCGCACACTCCTCCGCAAGCAATTGGAATGCCACCAATGCCAATGGTTAGACATGCTATGCAAGTTGGAGTGTGAACGTAAAAGTGTCATTTCTCTCGCTTTTCAACAACGGTTGATAACTGCCAAATTTTTGGATTCACCCACGCCTAATATTAATAATACCACATTTACTTTGCATTGTCAAGTTTTTAACTATTTGATTTTCCACTCACAGCGTAGAGACCTTAGATAAGCTGACTACCTTCTTAGGAGTCCCTTCACGAACTAATGCTCCCAGATCAATTGATACGGTTTCCCATAGCCCACCAGCATAATCAGGGTTGTTTGTATGAAATGTAATATCTTTAGGATTAGGAATCGGTTCGCTATCAAGTAACAAACCTTCAAGGTAACACTCAACCGCTTCCGCAGCTTGCATCAAGGCTTCCTCAACGGTATTTCCGGCACTGAAACACCCAGGCAAATCGGGAACAGTAACCCCGTAACAACTCTCCGGATCTTTGTGGATAACAATAGGATAGCGCATAAAACACCTCTTATTCTCATAAATTTGCCTACAAGCCGCTGTTGTAATCCTGATAATCCATGAATCACAGTTCAAACGTTTCACACCCAACAGGACCACACTCAATTGTTAATCTTTCCACAAATTGTGTGACAAAGTGTGACAAAAACTATGTAGCTTCTGAGACATACACGCGATGCATTTCAGACGATTTTATTTATGAAGTTAATGTTATTAATGATACCGCATCCAATTTGCGTTGTCAAATCTTTTGTTAATGTTTCTCGGACACTTCAGAAAAAAATTTGCCAAAAATATCGTAATATGATATAATATATGCATCACAATTAAATAAACGAACGATTCAGGTGCCGGAGAGAACCGGAGAATAGGGAAGTGCGGTGAGAATCCGCCACGGCCCCGCCACTGTGAACGATCACAAATATCCGCTGAAAAAACCACTGTCAATTTACTGATGGGAAGGTTCAGCGGACGCAAGATCGGAAGTCAGGAGACCTGCCTGGATCGTGTTTCACGCATCTGCTTTCGCGGGAAAGCGGTGGAACAGAGCACAGTATCCTGTCAGATCAAAAATATAAATACCGATATACGGTATGGAATTCTTTTACACAGGATACACCTTATACAGAGTGTCGCTTCCTCCCCTGACTTTCCGATGAAAGCAGGGGTTTTTTGTTTCATTACGGAGGTTTTTAATGAACAAAGTTGTAGCGATGCCGCTTGCAAGCGCGGCTAAAAAAATCGATCGGCGGCACTTCTCGTGCTATTCACTCCTACTTCTCTGTGCTTTTCTTTTTACGCTCCTCGTGAGTCCTGCTTTTGGACAGACAGAAGCTCAAGACATAGCGGTTGTCATAAACGCCCTGACACATCCCGACTTGCGCATTGTCGCTTCTCTCTCTCTCATCGATCTGGATGAGCCAAGTGAGAGGCGGGCTGTTGACAATGAGATACTCCACATCGGCTTTGATCCGATATTGCGGCGGCGGGCGATTGGGCTCTCTATTCACGGGCATCTCGCCTATATCACGAGTTTCAACTTACCCATCACTGGCGAAACAAGTTCCGGCGACAACATCTATATTATTAACTTGGAAGATCGAGAGTTTGTTGGCGAAATTCCGATCGAGGCGGGCACAACCCCCCAGCAGATCGCTTTGGTCAATGATCAAAAGTTATACGTTACCTGTGCCGCAACGCATGAGGTCCATGTCGTTGACATCGACAATCGCAATGTGATAAAGGTCCTCACGGGTTCCTTCAACAAACCGACGGGTATCACGCTTCTCAACGGCAAAGCCTACGTCACGAACCCCGCCTGGGAGTGGGATCCGGTTGCACGGAAAACCACCTACTACGATAGCAGTGTCACAGTGATTGATACGGAGACAGACATCATTCTGAAGTCAATCCCAGTGCCTACAAACGCAGGCGGAATCCTCAACGATGGTGAATCCACGGTCATTGTCAAAACAACGGGAAATTACAATGACATCCTGGGACATCTCGTTCTGATTGACGCGAATACCGATGAAGTTATGGAAACGGTTAAACTCGGGTTCACACCTGGATCCGTCGCTCTTAATTCACAAAAACAGTTGTTTATGCAAGGCAGTTGGCAGAACCCTGGCTTGCTCATCTACGATATCGTAGCACGAGACTGGATTCGCGATGAAGATGATACGATTGCTAACTTCAGTAACGATGCGGATGCCTCTATCGGTGGTGGTTTGACCTTTGCACCAGACGGGAATCTTTATATCACGCAACCGGATTGGGGAGGCGGTGGACAGGATTACGTTCGCGTCATGGACGTGGCAGATGCATCTCTCCTGAGATCCTACCGCGTTGGACCCGGTGCTAATAATTTGGGGTTCGCAACGATTACACCGCGACGCGAAGATCTCAATAATGACGGGTTCGTCAACATGAAAGATATGATAATCGCAGGTCGTTTTATCGGGGATGAGGGTGCCGGAATACTTGCGGATGTCAATGGAGACGAAGTTGTTAATATCCTTGATCTGGTGCTGATAGGTCAAGGACTGTAACTTAACATTCATAGGCGAGTTTTCTAATGGTCATCGGTCGTCGGTTATCGGTTATCGGAAGGATGGTCATCAGCAATCAGCAATCAGCAATCAGCGGACACGCTGAAGGTTTCCGACTGCTGACGGCTGATGGCTATAAAATAGAGAAGATTTTGTGGGGCTTGCCGCTGCTCGTTTTTCTGCTCAGTTGCGCCTCAACTCCTAAAGAAGAACCGCTCTCATGGAAGGTGACGTTCTTTTCATTAGGGGCAAAGGTGCAATTTGATGCAGCGGCACCGGTCCAGTATCTGAATGCCTTTAATTTGGATGGTGTAACCG encodes the following:
- the proS gene encoding proline--tRNA ligase, with the translated sequence MFDKIVPRSEDYAKWYTQVIRQAEMADYAPVRGCMVVRPYGYALWENVKEQLDIRFKETGHQNAAFPLFIPMSFIEKEAEHVEGFKHEFAIVTHGGGKKLEEPLVVRPTSETIIGYMYSQWIQSYRDLPVLINQWANVVRWELRTRLFLRTMEFFWQEGHTAHATHEEAKEETLRILNIYTDFAVNEAAIPVIPGRKSESEKFPGALTSYTIEAMMGDKRALQAGTSHDLGQNFAKAFDIQYLDANQKQQHCWTTSWGVSTRMIGAIIMAHGDDQGLVLPPRLAPTQLVIVPIVPKNRDDAKQTVMQAVDAICETLGSVRYHVDDRHDYSPGWRFNEWELKGVPLRIEIGPRDLEKQQIVLARRDIPGKEGKTFVPIDNAVETVKQMLDTIQADMLKRATDFRDANTFEPHTYDAFKEVIENGFARARWCGDTACEDQISEETQATIRCIPMEQPDGGGECIVCGKSAEDIAVFARAY
- the sucD gene encoding succinate--CoA ligase subunit alpha; translated protein: MSILVNKNTKVIVQGITGRSGRFHTEQCAAYGTQIVAGAVPGRGGSDVNGIPVYDTVADGVAATGANTSLIFVPARFNAADSVMEAAAAGVSLIVCISEHVPVLDMVKAKAYLKTGNFDNPFIIPNGPPRLIGPNCPGIITPGECKIGVMPEFAYTPGNVGIVSRSGTLTYEAAYQLKRLGIGQSTCVGIGGDPVIGTNFVDVLKLFEADDDTHAVVLIGEIGGTAEETAAQFVKDEMTKPVVGFIAGQTAPPGKRMGHAGAIISGGQGTAADKIQALKNAGIAVADSLATIGETVAKVLA
- the panB gene encoding 3-methyl-2-oxobutanoate hydroxymethyltransferase, producing MKKDIAYLHTKKQQQQPITVLTCYDYPTACLQDEAGIDIVFVGDSVGTNILGYKNETEVTMADMRHHLKAVRRGVTDAYLLVDMPYAADRDVKQAVANAKLFLSDGADGVKLEGGIEKVPIVTALAEQGMEICAHIGHNPQIHGTKAATHGKTFAKAKQLIEAARALTEAGAKLIVLEKITEEVSQIITENVDIPTIGIGAGRYCDGQVLVINDILGIGPPFKHAKRYQDYNQLTFEAIRQYREEVANGTFPTDANTSHIPPDKLERVQKWLKNI
- a CDS encoding adenine nucleotide alpha hydrolase produces the protein MTKQTNEATPIPVLVSWSSGKDSAWALHTLRQQPERYDVRGIFTTVTKTFDRVSIHSTPAWVLKQQAEKLGVPLYEIPIPYPCSNAIYEEAMRKFLAEVEALPEGLGASHFAFGDLFLEDIREYREDKLKGTGFTPIFPVWGEDTTLLAEKMIDSGLRAIITALNPTKVPADFAGRWFDAALLADLPDGVDPLGENGEFHTCVVDGPMFSSPVAAKPGEVVQRDIVSAKDKDDKIHTSSNISPTYVYADVVPLDG
- a CDS encoding aminodeoxychorismate/anthranilate synthase component II, which translates into the protein MVLMIDNYDSFTYNLVQYLGELGAELEVHRSRKIGLEALDTLEPERIVISPGPCTPKEAGISNDTIQHFAGKVPILGVCLGHQCIGDVFGGEVVRADRLMHGKTSMIEHNGLELFEGLDNPFEATRYHSLIVKKETLPDCLEITAWTDQDEIMGLRHKDLPIWGVQFHPESILTAAGKSLLANFLAL
- the trpE gene encoding anthranilate synthase component I, which encodes MYYPTLEDFREAAKSGNTIPVYRSILADMETPVSAFYKLMPDNYAFLLESVEGGENVARYSFLGSQPSVLFYSKGHQVTIEYLEKGETVVQEYEDPLRVLEELMQDYRPVDTEELPKFHGGAVGYMSYDMVRFVEELPDSTEDELQLPDCFFMIAETILIFDHVNHQIKVVANAHIDGDVDGAYADALAKIEALVEKLAAASEMHLRTDSGEHQERYDKIISEPQSNLTKSDYEAAVRHAKEYIAAGDIIQVVLSQRFSCPVSVDSFDVYRALRVINPSPYMYYLKFDDFDIVGASPEMMVRVEDGLVQTVPIAGTRPRGTTPEEDKELERILLADPKERAEHVMLVDLGRNDLGRVCEYHTVEVTELMIVERFSHVMHIVSHVIGQLRENFTAFDVLRSCLPAGTLSGAPKVRAMEIIDELESTRRGTYGGAVGYFSFSGSSDTAITIRTAVIKDGTAYVQAGGGIVADSVPETEYYETVSKARAMLSAIALAEEQLAVFS
- the hisI gene encoding phosphoribosyl-AMP cyclohydrolase, which gives rise to MKILSELKYDRDGLVAAVIQDRTNNEILMVGYMNAEAIKETLTTGRVCFWSRSRQKLWIKGETSGHTQTVKSVAVDCDGDALLIKVEQKVAACHVGYRSCFFREVSPDGESTRIVGEKVFEADAVY
- a CDS encoding type II toxin-antitoxin system HicB family antitoxin, whose protein sequence is MRYPIVIHKDPESCYGVTVPDLPGCFSAGNTVEEALMQAAEAVECYLEGLLLDSEPIPNPKDITFHTNNPDYAGGLWETVSIDLGALVREGTPKKVVSLSKVSTL